Part of the Pseudomonas sp. ADAK13 genome is shown below.
ATCTTCAGCGCCATGGTCGCCCGGCCCATCCACTGGACCTGGAAGACGGCCAGCACGTGTGCATCGACTTTCGCGACTCCCAGACCGGCCGGCCATTTGGCTGGGAATTCCACCGCCCCGGCGAGCAAGTCAACGTCGCCACTCGCGGGCGGCTGGTGGTCAACGATGCCGGGACCTTATACAGCGTGTGCGAACACGGGCATGCGGTGGCGCAGATGCTCGACCTTGGGCTGACGCCGGCGCTGGAGTCCGGCGCGCTGGTGGAGCTGTTTCCCGACTGGCCCGACGAGCGCTTCCCGTTGTATGCCTTCTACCCGTCGCGGCATTTGCCGGCGGCCAAGGTGCGGGCATTCCTCGATTTTGTGGCCTCGCTACACCCCCTGTAGGAGCTGGCTTGCCGGCGATGACGTATCCAAAATCGCCATCGCTGGCAAGCCAGACTCCTACGCGGTGCGCATCCGTTTCTGCAGGATCCGCTCCCTCACCGCGTCATACGCCCAGTGATACACATAGGTGTACGGCAGGAAAAACAGCAACACGCCGATGTCGAGGATAAACGCCTGCATCAGGCTGATGTTCAGCCACCAGGCAATCAACGGTACGCAGATCGCCACCAGGCCGCCTTCAAACATCAACGCATGCAGCACGCGGGTCCAGGCCCCGCCGGACAGTTGCAGGCGCGCCTTGAGACGGTCGAACAGACCATTGAAAATCACGTTCCAGGCCAGCGCCATAAGGCTGATGGCCAAGGTCACCATGCCCATCTCCAGGGCTGGTTTATCCATGATCCACGCCAGCAATGGCGTACAGATCATTAAGGCCAGGCCTTCAAAACCAATGGCTTGCCAAACGCGTTCAGTAATCGACTTGGTGGGTGTCATGACCCGTTCTCCGTGAGTGACGATGGTTGCCATCATTACCCTTTAATCCGATACTTCATAACCAATAACCATCGATCAAGGCGATAGTCATGGCATCCCATGAAGTGCTTCAGGCGTTTGTGCAGGCGGCGACCCAGGGTTCGTTTTCCGCAGCGGCGCGCAAGCTGGGCAAGAGCCAGTCCACCGTCAGCGCGGCAGTGGCGAGCCTGGAGATTGACCTGGACGTGGTGCTGTTTGATCGCAGCAGCCGCAAGCCGACGCTGACCCCGGCCGGGCATGTACTGCTGCAACGTGCCGAGCAGGTGCTGGAAGCCAGTAGCCGCCTGGAGTTGGCGGCCAGCCAGTTGTCCCAGGGGCTGGAGCCCAAATTGAGTATCGCGATGTCCGATACCTATCAATCGGACCGTTTCGAAACCGCCCTCAGCGCCTTCGAGCAGCGCTACCCGGACCTGGAACTGGAATGCCTGATCGCCGAATGCGAAGACTTGATCGCGCTGGTGCAAAGCGGCCGGGCGCAGATTGCGTTTATCGAAATGCAGGAGGTCTACCCGCCGGACCTCACCAGCACCGCCGTGGAAGAGCGCACGGAAATCGCCCTGTTTGTCGCGCCCAAACATCCGCTGGCGAACCTTGCGGACATCGACCAGCAAACCCTGGAACAACACCGCGAACTGCGCCTGGCGAGCATCATCAACCCGAATGAAACCCGTGGCCTGGGCCGTGTGTGGTCGGCGCCCAGTTACCTGATGCTGATGGAAATGGCGCAGCTGGGTTTCGGCTGGGCGCCTCTGCCGCGCTGGCTGGTAGAGCGGTTTGGCGGTGACCACCTGTGTGAAATCAAGGCCCGGGGTTGGCCGCGTTCGGTGGCCGTGGATGCGTTGTGGTCACGCCAGCATCCGCCCGGCCCGGCAGGCAGTTGGCTGCTGGGCAAGATGCTGGAATAACGGCTCAGGCCGCTTCAATCTGCGGCGGGCGGTTGTTCTGGAAGTATTCATGCAGCGCCCGCAACGCCGGCAACTCCAGGGCCTGGGCGGCAAAGCACAACCCCACCCGGCGTGTCGGTGCCGGCAGGTGCCACGGGCGAATCACTACCCCGGCGCGCTCCGCCGCCAGCGACTGCGGCAACATCGCTACACCCACTCCCGCCGCCACCATGTGCAAGGCCTGGGTCAACGAACCGGCGTGCCCGGCCACCGCCTGGGGCGAACGCCCGTACAGGGCCATCAGCCGTTGATGGGAATCATGCTGCGGGCAGGTGATCCAGTCTTCGATGGGCGCCCAGGCCTGTTCTTTTCCACCCGCCGCCATCGGGTGCGCAGCCGGCAGCGCCATGACGTAAGACTCTTCCCAAAGCGGCAGGAACAATTCGTCCTCACAGCACATTTCCTCCACGGCCAGGCGACCTTCTCCTTCGCAGCCTTCCTGCAAGGTCAGCAGCAAACCCGGCAAGCCCTGGTGCGCCATGCGCAGGAAGGTTTCGACCTGGCTGTCGGCAATGTCGCCCTCCACCCCCAGTTCCAGGGCGATGCGGTTTTCGCGCCCGCGAAACAGCCGGCTCAACGCATCGGCCTCGGCCACCATGCGCCGCGCCTGCGGGTACAGCACCCGCGCTTCATCACTGACCTCGACCCCACGGGGCTGGCGCAGGAACAGCGCCACGCCCAACTCTTCTTCCAGTTGCTTGATGGTCACCGACAACGTCGGCTGGCTGATGAACAGGCGCTGGGCGGCGGCGGTGATATTGCGCTCTTCGAACACCGCGAGAAACGCCTTGAGATGACGCACATCCATAGTTATTACCGATGACAGACAGAGGAATAAGGCATTTTTCAGCCACCCAAGGGCTAAATATACTGCGCCCCAAGTTCAGTTATTTGTTTTTCTTATCTCAGGAGTTCCACCATGAGCAAGCCCTTGATCATCATCACCGGCGCCAGTTCGGGCATTGGCGAAGCGACTGCGCGCTTGCTGTCGGCCGCCGGCTACCCGCTGCTGCTGCTGGCACGCCGCATCGACCGGCTGAATGCCCTGGACCTGCCGAACACCCTGAGTCGCGGTATCGACATCACCGACCGCGCCGCGCTGGTGGCGGCGGTGAAAGAAGCCGAAGCCCAGTTCGGCCCGGCCGACGCGCTGATCAACAATGCCGGCGTGATGCTGCTGGGCGCCGTCAGCGAACAGGACCCGGCGCAGTGGGAGCAGATGCTCGACGTCAACGTGAAAGGCCTGCTGAACGGTATTCATGCGGTGGCCGGCAGCATGGTCGAGCGCAAGGGTGGCACTATCATCAACGTCAGCTCGGTGGCCGGGCGCAAGACCTTCCCGAACCACGTTGCGTATGTCGGCACCAAGTTTGCCGTGCACGGAATTTCGGAAAACCTGCGGGAAGAATTGTCGCCGCACAATGTGCGCGTGATCACCATTGCGCCGGGCGCGGTGGAAACCGAACTGCTGAGCCACACCACCGATGAAGCTATCAAGACCGGCTACCAGGCGTGGAAACAGGACATGGGCGGCACCGTGCTGAGCGCCGACGACGTGGCCTCGGCGATTGCCTACGCATACCAGCAGCCGCAGCATGTGTGCATTCGCGAAATCGTGTTGGCGGCGACGCGTCAGCAGCCGTAAGAAGCCAAGGCAGACAACACACATCCACTGTGGGAGCTGGCTTGCCTGCGATAGCGGTGTATCAGCAACAGATGTATGACTGACCCACCGCTATCGCAGGCAAGCCAGCTCCTACAGTGGATCGCATTTCAGTCTCACAGGCTATTTGAATTCGGCCAGGCGCCGCTCGATAAACCGTTGTTCGGGCGCTTGCTGGGTCAATGCCAGCGCCCGTTCAAACGCCCGCTGCGCGTCCTCCATCCGCCCCAGCCGCCGACAAAATTCGCCCCGCGCCGAGTGCGCCAGGTGATAGTCGACCAACTCCCCCCGCGCCAGAATCCCGTCCACCAACTCCAGTCCCGCCAACGCCCCATCGCGCATCGCAACGGCCACCGCGCGATTCAGCTCGATCACCGGCGACGGCACCGCCCTTAGCAGCACGTCATAAAGCCCGACGATCTGCGGCCAGTCGGTCTCATCAGCGCTCGCCGCTTCAGCATGCACCGCCGCAATCGCCGCCTGCAGGCTGTAGGGCCCGAAGCGTCGTGTGGTCAGGGATTTCTCCACCAGAGCGCATCCTTCAGCGATCAGCGAAGCGTCCCACAGCGAACGGTCCTGCTCATCCAGCAACACCAACTCACCACCCGCCGAGGTGCGTGCCGGGCGCCGGGATTCGTGGAGCAGCATCAGCGCCAGCAAGCCCATCACTTCCGGCTCCGGCAACAATTCCATCAGCAAGCGGCCCAGTCGAATCGCTTCGCGGGTCAGGTCTTCCCGGGTCAAATCGGCGCCCATGGACGCCGAATACCCTTCGTTGAACACCAGGTAAATCACCCGCAGCACACTCTCCAGGCGCTCGGGTAATTCCGCCAGGGATGGCACTTGATAGGGGATTTTCGCCTCGCGAATCTTGCCCTTGGCCCGCACGATGCGCTGGGCGATGGTGGCCGGTGTGGCGAGAAACGCCCGGGCGATTTCCTCGGTGGTGAGGTCGCAGATCTCACGCATGGTCAGCGCCGCCTGGGCATCGGCCGCCAGCGCCGGGTGGCAGCAGGTGAAGATCAGGCGCAGGCGGTCATCTTCCACGTCTTCGGCGCTCCAGTCAGCGTCTTCCAGTTCATCGGCCTGAGCCAGCAACTGGTTCTGGTGCGCGGCAAAACGGGCCTGGCGGCGCAGTCGGTCGATGGCCTTGAAGCGTCCGGTCGAGACCAGCCAGGCCCGAGGATTGTCGGGCACACCGTCCTGCTCCCAGCGTTCCACCGCGACGAAAAACGCCTCGTGCAAGGCTTCCTCAGCCAGGTCGAAATCGCCGAGCAGGCGAATCAGGGTCGCCAGGATGCGCCGCGATTCGCTGCGATAAACCGCTTCGACCCGGGCCTGCACCGTCAATCGCGCATGCCTTCGGTCACAAGCGTCACCAGGCGGTCCAGGCTCTGGCCCCAGCCTTCGTGAAAGCCCATGGCTTCGTGAGCCTGCCTGGTTTCAGCGCTCCAGTGCATGGCGCGGGCGGTGTAGAGGGTTTTCCCGTCGACGTCTTCAAAGGTGACTTCGGCGGTCATGAACGGCTGGCCCGAAGGGATCCAGCCGGGGGTGAAGGCATCGGTAAACACCAGCCGACTGGGGGCGGTAATTTCGAGGAATACGCCTTGGGTCGGGTACTCGCTGCCGTCGGGCGCGCGCATCAGCGTGCGAAATTGCCCACCGACCCACAGGTCCATTTCGCACTCGGGGGTGGTCATGCCGTGTGGGCCCCACCACTGTTGCAACAAGGCGGGTTCGGTCCAGGCGCGGAACACCCGGCTGCGCGGGGCATCGATCAAGCGACTGATGGACAGTTCAAATTCGGCGGGTTTGGGTTGATGAGTCATGGGTAAACCTCCTGAGTTTTATTGTTGTGATCAGAGATTCAATTCACGCACCGGGCGTACTTCCACACTGCCGACCCGGGCCGCCGGAATGCCGCCGGCCACCTGGATCGCTTCATTCAGGTCCTTGGCTTCGATCAGGTAAAACCCGGCGAGCTGCTCCTTGGTTTCGGCAAACGGCCCGTCGGTGATCGACAGCTTGCCATTGCGCATGCGCACGGTGGTGGCGGTGGTTACGGACTCCAGCGGTTCGGCGGCCAGCAACCGCCCGCTGGCCTGCACGGCGGCACCATAGGCAAAACATTCCGGGTCCTTGGGGCTGTCGGGCGAATCATGCAGCACCTGCTCGTTGCTATAGATCAGGCAGAGGTATTTCATGGGATTCTCCGTTTTCGGACAACTGACTATAGTTCGCGGCGTTCAAGGTTTCAGGTCGAACAGACCGGCGCCGGTTTCCATGTCGAAGGGTGCCGACCAATGTTCATGCACCACTTTCCACTCGCTCCCAATGCGCTGGTAACCAGCGCTGACGCGCATCCAGCAGGTCTTGAGCACACCGTCGGGCCCGGTGCCGCCACAGTGCGCCAGCCAGTGGGCAAAGGCGCTGTTATCGGCGGCGACGATATGCAGCTCGTGGAAGTCAAAGACCCCGGGGCCCGGGCAGAACTCCATGCACGCCTTCCAGTGCGCCTGGTAGGCGGCCTTACCCTTGAACTGCAGGGCGTTAACGGCGTCGAACGCGACGATATCGTCGGCGTAAAAGCTGACAATCTTCTCGACGTCCTTGGCGATGACCGCCTGTTTCCATTGTTCG
Proteins encoded:
- a CDS encoding LysR family transcriptional regulator; amino-acid sequence: MDVRHLKAFLAVFEERNITAAAQRLFISQPTLSVTIKQLEEELGVALFLRQPRGVEVSDEARVLYPQARRMVAEADALSRLFRGRENRIALELGVEGDIADSQVETFLRMAHQGLPGLLLTLQEGCEGEGRLAVEEMCCEDELFLPLWEESYVMALPAAHPMAAGGKEQAWAPIEDWITCPQHDSHQRLMALYGRSPQAVAGHAGSLTQALHMVAAGVGVAMLPQSLAAERAGVVIRPWHLPAPTRRVGLCFAAQALELPALRALHEYFQNNRPPQIEAA
- a CDS encoding YciI family protein is translated as MKYLCLIYSNEQVLHDSPDSPKDPECFAYGAAVQASGRLLAAEPLESVTTATTVRMRNGKLSITDGPFAETKEQLAGFYLIEAKDLNEAIQVAGGIPAARVGSVEVRPVRELNL
- a CDS encoding RNA polymerase sigma factor — encoded protein: MTVQARVEAVYRSESRRILATLIRLLGDFDLAEEALHEAFFVAVERWEQDGVPDNPRAWLVSTGRFKAIDRLRRQARFAAHQNQLLAQADELEDADWSAEDVEDDRLRLIFTCCHPALAADAQAALTMREICDLTTEEIARAFLATPATIAQRIVRAKGKIREAKIPYQVPSLAELPERLESVLRVIYLVFNEGYSASMGADLTREDLTREAIRLGRLLMELLPEPEVMGLLALMLLHESRRPARTSAGGELVLLDEQDRSLWDASLIAEGCALVEKSLTTRRFGPYSLQAAIAAVHAEAASADETDWPQIVGLYDVLLRAVPSPVIELNRAVAVAMRDGALAGLELVDGILARGELVDYHLAHSARGEFCRRLGRMEDAQRAFERALALTQQAPEQRFIERRLAEFK
- a CDS encoding SRPBCC family protein, encoding MTHQPKPAEFELSISRLIDAPRSRVFRAWTEPALLQQWWGPHGMTTPECEMDLWVGGQFRTLMRAPDGSEYPTQGVFLEITAPSRLVFTDAFTPGWIPSGQPFMTAEVTFEDVDGKTLYTARAMHWSAETRQAHEAMGFHEGWGQSLDRLVTLVTEGMRD
- a CDS encoding multidrug/biocide efflux PACE transporter; translated protein: MTPTKSITERVWQAIGFEGLALMICTPLLAWIMDKPALEMGMVTLAISLMALAWNVIFNGLFDRLKARLQLSGGAWTRVLHALMFEGGLVAICVPLIAWWLNISLMQAFILDIGVLLFFLPYTYVYHWAYDAVRERILQKRMRTA
- a CDS encoding YybH family protein; translation: MSTAIISLIEQWKQAVIAKDVEKIVSFYADDIVAFDAVNALQFKGKAAYQAHWKACMEFCPGPGVFDFHELHIVAADNSAFAHWLAHCGGTGPDGVLKTCWMRVSAGYQRIGSEWKVVHEHWSAPFDMETGAGLFDLKP
- a CDS encoding SDR family oxidoreductase, whose product is MSKPLIIITGASSGIGEATARLLSAAGYPLLLLARRIDRLNALDLPNTLSRGIDITDRAALVAAVKEAEAQFGPADALINNAGVMLLGAVSEQDPAQWEQMLDVNVKGLLNGIHAVAGSMVERKGGTIINVSSVAGRKTFPNHVAYVGTKFAVHGISENLREELSPHNVRVITIAPGAVETELLSHTTDEAIKTGYQAWKQDMGGTVLSADDVASAIAYAYQQPQHVCIREIVLAATRQQP
- a CDS encoding LysR family transcriptional regulator; the encoded protein is MASHEVLQAFVQAATQGSFSAAARKLGKSQSTVSAAVASLEIDLDVVLFDRSSRKPTLTPAGHVLLQRAEQVLEASSRLELAASQLSQGLEPKLSIAMSDTYQSDRFETALSAFEQRYPDLELECLIAECEDLIALVQSGRAQIAFIEMQEVYPPDLTSTAVEERTEIALFVAPKHPLANLADIDQQTLEQHRELRLASIINPNETRGLGRVWSAPSYLMLMEMAQLGFGWAPLPRWLVERFGGDHLCEIKARGWPRSVAVDALWSRQHPPGPAGSWLLGKMLE